One Myxococcota bacterium genomic region harbors:
- the murF gene encoding UDP-N-acetylmuramoyl-tripeptide--D-alanyl-D-alanine ligase — translation MSWTLGELARACGGELRGAASTEIRSVSTDTRTLGPGALFVAVKGDSFDGHDFLADAARAGAAALLVAHAPGAGLPLPAIVVGDTVAALGQLARAHRARFAGPVVAITGSNGKTTTKELCARVLEAAGRRVRRTPGNLNNHIGMPLSILGLAPGDEALVVEMGMNHAGEIDALAAIAEPTVGAITNVAPAHLGMLGSLEAIANAKGELFARLGAGATAIVNADDPNCVAQSARFAGAKLRFGLESPADFRGRVERVEHGAAHYTLECPAGTAQVRMRAPGLHLVDDGLCAAAAAFATGLLGRDPLEAIVKGLEEFAGVPGRVALVRAPNGLLVIDDSYNANPHSVARALETLAGLRAAGRAFAVLGDMFELGDDAEALHAEVGRKAAAAGVDVLVCVGELSASTASAARAAGLARVFETRSAEEAAQHVRAQARSGDVVLVKASRGMKLERVVKLLTETC, via the coding sequence GTGAGCTGGACGCTGGGCGAGCTGGCGCGTGCGTGCGGCGGCGAGCTGCGCGGCGCGGCCTCGACCGAGATCCGCAGTGTCTCCACCGACACCCGTACGCTCGGGCCCGGGGCGCTGTTCGTGGCCGTGAAGGGTGACTCGTTCGACGGCCACGACTTCCTGGCCGACGCGGCGCGCGCCGGCGCGGCCGCGCTTTTGGTGGCGCACGCGCCGGGCGCCGGCCTGCCGCTGCCGGCGATCGTGGTCGGAGATACGGTGGCCGCACTGGGCCAGCTCGCGCGCGCGCACCGCGCGAGGTTCGCGGGGCCGGTGGTCGCCATCACCGGCTCGAACGGCAAGACCACGACCAAAGAGCTGTGCGCGCGCGTGCTCGAGGCCGCGGGCCGCCGCGTCCGGCGCACGCCGGGCAACCTGAACAACCACATCGGCATGCCGCTCTCGATCCTCGGCCTGGCCCCGGGTGACGAAGCGCTGGTGGTCGAGATGGGCATGAACCACGCGGGCGAGATCGACGCGCTGGCCGCGATCGCGGAGCCGACGGTCGGCGCGATCACCAACGTGGCGCCCGCGCATCTGGGCATGCTCGGGTCACTCGAGGCGATCGCCAACGCCAAGGGCGAGCTGTTCGCGCGCCTGGGCGCGGGCGCGACCGCGATCGTGAACGCCGACGACCCGAACTGCGTGGCGCAGTCCGCGCGCTTCGCGGGCGCGAAGCTGCGCTTCGGGCTCGAGTCACCTGCCGACTTCCGCGGCCGGGTCGAGCGGGTCGAGCACGGCGCCGCGCATTACACGCTCGAGTGTCCCGCGGGCACGGCGCAGGTGCGCATGCGCGCGCCGGGCCTGCACCTGGTCGACGACGGCCTGTGCGCGGCGGCGGCGGCGTTCGCCACCGGGCTCCTGGGCCGCGACCCGCTCGAGGCGATCGTGAAGGGGCTCGAGGAGTTCGCCGGCGTGCCGGGCCGCGTGGCGCTGGTGCGGGCGCCGAACGGCCTGTTGGTGATCGACGACAGCTACAACGCGAACCCGCACTCGGTGGCGCGCGCGCTCGAGACACTCGCCGGGCTGCGCGCCGCGGGCCGCGCGTTCGCGGTGCTCGGCGACATGTTCGAGCTCGGCGACGACGCCGAGGCGCTGCATGCCGAGGTCGGACGGAAGGCCGCGGCCGCCGGGGTCGACGTGCTGGTGTGCGTGGGCGAGCTCTCGGCCAGCACGGCGAGCGCCGCGCGCGCCGCCGGGCTGGCCCGCGTGTTCGAGACCCGGAGCGCGGAGGAAGCCGCGCAGCACGTGCGCGCCCAAGCGCGCTCGGGCGACGTGGTCCTGGTCAAGGCCTCGCGCGGCATGAAGCTCGAGCGCGTGGTGAAGCTGCTCACGGAGACCTGCTGA